GCCGATCGTGGACGCGTTCAGATGGCGCTCGCGCAGCAATGCCATGGAGCCCGCCCCCGCCCGGATCGTCGGCCGCGCTCCCAGAGTAGCCAGCGTCGTCGCACCCCAGAAGACGGACGTCCCCACCCGCGTCGGTGACCGCCTCGTGGACGCCCTCTTGACGTCCTCGCGCGGCCGATCGACACTCCAGATGGGAATCCTAGTGAACAGGTAGGGAAACATGAGGCGCCTTGAGTCGGCAGTCGGCCGAGTGAGCCGTACCTCTCGGCCGTCGCCTCTTCTGACCTCCCGCCGTCACATCGACCTGCAGCGCGTCTGCAGCGCGATCCGCCGGCTCGGCTGAGCCCGGCCCGTCCCCGAGCCTCGCCGCCGCATACCGGCGCACCCCCTGTCCTGGCCCGACGTCG
Above is a window of Streptomyces sp. NBC_00490 DNA encoding:
- a CDS encoding putative leader peptide; the protein is MRRLESAVGRVSRTSRPSPLLTSRRHIDLQRVCSAIRRLG